From Rubrivirga sp. SAORIC476, a single genomic window includes:
- a CDS encoding AarF/ABC1/UbiB kinase family protein: protein MSPAPPLLVDPPTVPASGVTRAAPDIEVAAPARRRFRVWRAYLAALRVAVSYLWFDAMTRVRGERWAARRAPSLHARNGRRVRDSILSLRGLFIKAGQLASVLTNLLPEPFRAELEGLQDRVPASPPEMARARIEAELGAPVEALFVDFQPMPVASASLAQVHRARLATGVGGDGQSVLRDVAVKVQHADIDAIAKLDLRAIETILRVVGRWFGIRGLREQFREIEAVILSELDFEREAASGTEIAPMLGAGVSVPAVVPNRSSRRVLTTEFVDGIKAGDLAALDAAGVDRLALAERILEAYGGMIFRDGLYHADPHPGNLLVRPDLAAPGGFELVFLDFGAVARLLPEMRTGLAEMIAGVLARNPARVTTALDTMGFTADAGGSMQADAAVRALVEGVHERVLKNLDPMAFRLGDLTLEFAMAQHAETFDQMADLGVSVTDLASAFRVPRDWILLERTALLLIGLCGALAPDVNPLKVLQPHIEPLTREAAPAIGAAIWAEVQSAGRVLLGLPTQIDRVLTKAEAGEIAVRDPASVAATERLARSVRGLAYAVGAVGSGGIAYAAYAGGDAGIALALTVVATLFGLGTLRSGRR, encoded by the coding sequence GTGAGCCCCGCCCCGCCCCTGCTCGTCGACCCGCCGACCGTGCCCGCCTCGGGGGTGACGCGGGCCGCGCCAGACATTGAGGTCGCGGCCCCGGCGCGGCGGCGGTTCCGTGTGTGGCGGGCGTACCTGGCCGCGCTCCGCGTGGCCGTCAGCTACCTGTGGTTCGACGCGATGACCCGCGTCCGCGGCGAGCGCTGGGCGGCGCGCAGGGCACCGTCCCTCCATGCCCGCAACGGGCGACGCGTCCGCGACTCGATCCTGAGTCTGCGGGGCCTGTTCATCAAGGCGGGCCAGCTGGCGAGCGTGCTGACGAACCTCCTCCCGGAGCCCTTCCGCGCCGAGCTGGAAGGCCTCCAGGACCGCGTTCCGGCGAGTCCGCCCGAGATGGCCCGTGCCCGCATCGAGGCGGAGTTGGGCGCCCCCGTCGAGGCGCTGTTCGTCGACTTCCAGCCGATGCCGGTGGCGAGCGCGTCGCTGGCGCAGGTCCACCGCGCCCGCCTCGCGACGGGCGTCGGTGGGGACGGGCAGTCGGTCCTGCGCGACGTGGCGGTCAAGGTGCAGCACGCCGACATCGACGCCATCGCGAAGCTCGACCTGCGGGCCATCGAGACCATCTTGCGCGTGGTCGGGCGGTGGTTCGGCATTCGCGGCCTGCGCGAGCAGTTCCGCGAGATCGAGGCGGTGATCCTGAGCGAGTTGGACTTCGAACGAGAGGCCGCCTCGGGCACCGAGATCGCGCCGATGCTCGGGGCCGGCGTGTCCGTGCCCGCCGTCGTGCCCAACCGATCGTCGCGGCGCGTGTTGACGACCGAGTTCGTGGACGGCATCAAGGCGGGCGACCTGGCGGCGCTCGACGCGGCAGGCGTCGACCGGCTGGCGCTCGCCGAGCGCATCCTGGAGGCGTACGGCGGCATGATCTTCCGCGACGGCCTCTACCACGCCGACCCCCACCCCGGGAACCTACTGGTCCGGCCGGACCTCGCGGCGCCGGGCGGGTTCGAGTTGGTCTTCCTCGACTTCGGCGCCGTCGCCCGCCTGCTGCCCGAGATGCGGACCGGCCTGGCCGAGATGATCGCGGGCGTCCTGGCGCGCAACCCGGCCCGCGTCACGACCGCCCTCGACACGATGGGCTTCACCGCCGACGCCGGAGGGTCGATGCAGGCCGACGCCGCCGTCCGCGCGCTGGTGGAGGGCGTCCACGAGCGGGTGCTGAAGAACCTCGACCCGATGGCCTTCCGCCTGGGCGACCTGACGCTGGAGTTCGCGATGGCGCAGCATGCCGAGACGTTCGACCAGATGGCCGACCTCGGCGTGTCGGTGACCGACCTCGCCTCCGCGTTCCGCGTCCCGCGCGACTGGATCTTGCTGGAGCGGACGGCGCTGCTGCTGATCGGCCTGTGTGGCGCGCTCGCGCCCGACGTGAACCCGCTCAAGGTGCTCCAGCCTCACATCGAGCCGCTGACGCGCGAGGCGGCGCCCGCCATCGGCGCGGCGATCTGGGCCGAGGTCCAGTCCGCCGGGCGTGTCCTGCTCGGCCTGCCGACGCAGATCGATCGCGTCCTCACGAAGGCCGAGGCGGGCGAGATCGCGGTCCGCGACCCGGCGTCGGTGGCGGCGACGGAGCGGCTGGCGCGCTCGGTCCGCGGGCTGGCCTACGCGGTCGGCGCGGTGGGCTCCGGCGGCATCGCCTACGCCGCGTATGCGGGTGGCGACGCGGGCATCGCGCTCGCGCTGACGGTCGTGGCGACGCTGTTCGGGCTCGGCACGCTGCGGTCCGGGCGTCGCTAG
- a CDS encoding DUF4260 domain-containing protein translates to MPILLLRLEGAAALVVATWVYALAGASWGWFAALLLVPDVSMVGYLRGPRIGAAAYNVAHTYAAPAMLAVASVGLGWTPGVPVALIWTAHIGLDRLLGYGLKQPDGFHQTHLGPIGPARHG, encoded by the coding sequence ATGCCGATCCTGCTTCTCCGTCTCGAAGGCGCCGCTGCGCTGGTCGTCGCCACGTGGGTCTACGCGCTCGCCGGCGCATCGTGGGGGTGGTTCGCCGCGCTCCTGCTCGTGCCCGACGTGTCGATGGTCGGCTACCTGCGCGGGCCGCGCATCGGGGCGGCGGCATACAATGTGGCCCACACCTATGCTGCGCCCGCGATGCTGGCGGTGGCCTCGGTCGGCCTCGGGTGGACGCCCGGCGTCCCTGTCGCCCTGATCTGGACCGCGCACATCGGTCTTGACCGCCTGCTCGGCTACGGCCTCAAGCAGCCCGACGGCTTCCACCAGACCCACCTCGGCCCCATCGGGCCTGCTCGCCATGGCTGA
- a CDS encoding haloalkane dehalogenase, with the protein MADLPPHVVRTPEARFANLPEWPFAPQYLTVDTPGVGPLRVHVVDEGPREADETVLMLHGEPSWSYLYRRMIPPIVAAGHRAVAFDFPGFGRSDKPTEAGAYTYELHRTVLLDVIRQLDLQNVTLVVQDWGGLMGLPVATLDVPDRIARLVVMNTFLPTGTETPTFGFRAWRASVRLLGRRLPIGRLMTMALPDRQKPFVPAYTAPFPSVRYKAGAARWPLMVPMDPTDPVAEIMVRAREALAIWDRPCLLVWSKADPILGGAHRFFERLVPTAEPPTFVCGGHFLQDASGAEIAEHVVAFVERT; encoded by the coding sequence ATGGCTGACCTCCCTCCCCACGTCGTTCGCACGCCCGAGGCGCGGTTCGCCAATCTGCCCGAGTGGCCGTTCGCGCCGCAGTACCTCACCGTCGACACGCCCGGCGTGGGCCCGCTGCGGGTCCACGTGGTGGATGAAGGGCCGCGCGAGGCGGACGAGACGGTGCTGATGCTGCACGGCGAGCCGTCGTGGAGCTACCTCTATCGGCGCATGATCCCGCCGATCGTCGCCGCCGGGCACCGCGCGGTCGCGTTCGACTTTCCCGGCTTCGGCCGCAGCGACAAGCCGACCGAGGCGGGCGCCTACACCTACGAGTTGCACCGGACGGTCCTGCTCGACGTGATCCGACAGCTCGATCTGCAGAACGTGACGCTGGTGGTCCAGGACTGGGGAGGGCTGATGGGTCTCCCGGTCGCCACGCTCGACGTGCCGGACCGCATCGCGCGGCTCGTGGTGATGAACACCTTCCTGCCGACGGGCACCGAGACCCCCACGTTCGGTTTCCGAGCGTGGCGCGCGAGCGTCCGCCTGCTCGGGCGGCGCCTGCCCATCGGGCGGCTGATGACGATGGCGCTCCCAGATCGGCAGAAACCGTTCGTGCCGGCGTACACGGCTCCCTTTCCGTCCGTCCGGTACAAGGCGGGGGCCGCGAGGTGGCCGCTGATGGTGCCGATGGATCCGACCGACCCCGTCGCCGAGATCATGGTTCGGGCGCGGGAGGCGCTGGCGATCTGGGACAGGCCGTGCCTCCTCGTCTGGTCCAAAGCCGACCCCATCCTCGGAGGCGCGCATCGCTTCTTCGAGCGCCTCGTCCCGACCGCCGAGCCGCCGACCTTCGTTTGCGGCGGGCACTTCCTGCAAGATGCCTCCGGTGCTGAGATCGCCGAGCACGTCGTCGCCTTCGTAGAGCGGACGTAG
- a CDS encoding PQQ-dependent sugar dehydrogenase: MSRTLLLAAPLLALGACAQPTGSASGVSAVMETVGTEAGTVGVVEVQGGLDHPWGIAFLPDGRALVTERAGRLRLVDGSGEAPVVEGTPEVFANGQGGLLDVALAPDFDETGFVYLTYAKPGPNDMGATAVGRGRFEDGAIVGFEELWAQTPFQAGGRHFGSRIAFTPDGFLLISTGDRGQKEPAQELRNTIGVIVRLTMDGAVPDDNPFVGDPDARPEIWAYGIRNGQSLGIHPETGAVWEAEFGPKGGDELNLITPGTNYGWPVVSWGMNYDNTPIPDPPTRPEFTDAVRQWTPVISPSGMLFYTADAFPEWTGSLMLGSLGRQGIVRLTLDGDTVSGEETIELGERIRDVEQGPDGFVYVLTDNADGAVWRLEPTRGGE, translated from the coding sequence ATGTCCCGCACCCTTCTTCTCGCCGCTCCCCTGCTCGCCCTCGGCGCCTGCGCCCAGCCGACCGGCTCCGCCTCGGGCGTATCGGCGGTGATGGAAACCGTCGGCACCGAGGCGGGGACGGTGGGCGTGGTCGAAGTCCAGGGCGGACTCGACCACCCGTGGGGCATCGCGTTCCTGCCGGACGGTCGCGCGCTGGTGACCGAGCGGGCCGGCCGTCTCCGGCTGGTCGACGGCTCAGGCGAGGCGCCGGTCGTGGAGGGCACGCCCGAGGTCTTCGCCAACGGCCAGGGCGGTCTGCTGGACGTGGCCCTCGCCCCGGACTTCGACGAGACCGGCTTCGTCTACCTGACCTACGCCAAGCCCGGCCCGAACGACATGGGCGCCACAGCCGTTGGGCGGGGACGCTTCGAGGACGGCGCGATCGTCGGCTTCGAGGAGCTGTGGGCCCAGACGCCGTTTCAGGCCGGCGGCCGCCACTTCGGCTCGCGCATCGCGTTCACGCCCGACGGCTTCCTGCTGATCTCGACAGGCGACCGCGGCCAGAAGGAGCCCGCGCAGGAGCTCCGCAACACCATCGGCGTGATCGTCCGCCTGACGATGGACGGCGCCGTCCCCGACGACAACCCGTTCGTGGGCGACCCGGACGCGCGGCCGGAGATCTGGGCCTACGGCATCCGCAACGGGCAGAGCCTGGGCATCCACCCCGAGACCGGCGCCGTCTGGGAGGCCGAGTTCGGCCCGAAGGGCGGGGACGAGCTCAACCTCATCACACCGGGCACCAACTACGGCTGGCCCGTCGTCAGCTGGGGCATGAACTACGACAACACGCCCATCCCCGACCCGCCGACGCGCCCCGAGTTCACCGACGCCGTCCGCCAGTGGACGCCCGTGATTTCGCCCTCCGGCATGCTGTTCTACACGGCCGACGCCTTCCCCGAGTGGACGGGCAGCCTGATGCTGGGCAGCCTCGGGCGGCAGGGCATCGTCCGCCTGACGCTGGACGGGGACACGGTCAGTGGCGAGGAGACGATCGAACTCGGCGAGCGCATCCGTGACGTGGAGCAGGGCCCGGATGGCTTCGTCTACGTGCTGACGGACAACGCCGACGGGGCCGTGTGGCGTCTGGAGCCCACCCGGGGAGGCGAGTAG
- a CDS encoding TonB-dependent receptor, with product MRYRFGPAVGLFVLLSASIAAQPDTTATRDLGVVEVTASPFTLVPSRAPLALAVRERTEAERATDPATALDALGRGLPGLWISDRGNPSTGERVLVRGLGWRAAFGVRGTHVILDGVPLTLADGQGQLNVIEPGLVSRVEVLRGPASTFWGSGSAGVLALSTVDDMDPRVRVRGVGGAYGLAKAEASARPDLGDGRRLSVWGSAVTQRGFRRHAALEAFRGGLTGSADLGSGQTLGVVGLGAVVPRAESPGGITAAAADEDPRQVREASIMQDAGKSLAQGHLAITYGRPLGDARLRVTATGAGRTLDNPIIPRYITLGRVSGGLRAVMEGGGRLTWGVGAEVEGQRDDRLERANDEGRPGTEVLTDQVETVRSGALFGRVALPLSDALTATAALRADALRYAADPADVEPEARTLGAVSPSLGLAYRVTTRRGGATAYANVAGALDAPTTTELGNRADGSPGFNPSLQPERTWGAEVGARGSWAMGGGAVGLDAAAFVALARDLLLPSEVGDVTVYANAGEARHVGVELAASAEGVRLGPGGVSGAAALTLARGTFLDGPDGSETPAGNRVPGFPPRLATWTATWAASGRVPLVVGVDGEAAAAYAADSAGESVTDPYVVLTLRLALARLPVGPARVTPFVTLRNVGDSAYAGAVVVNAFGGRFVEPAPGRHVIAGVSVALP from the coding sequence ATGCGCTACCGCTTCGGTCCTGCCGTCGGCCTGTTCGTTCTGCTGTCGGCCTCCATCGCGGCCCAGCCGGACACCACCGCCACGCGCGACCTCGGGGTCGTCGAGGTGACCGCGTCGCCCTTCACGCTCGTCCCGAGTCGGGCGCCGCTGGCGCTGGCCGTCCGCGAGCGCACCGAGGCGGAGCGGGCCACCGACCCAGCCACGGCGCTCGACGCGCTCGGTCGCGGTCTGCCAGGGCTCTGGATCTCGGACCGCGGCAACCCGTCCACAGGCGAGCGGGTGCTGGTGCGCGGCCTCGGCTGGCGGGCCGCGTTCGGCGTCCGCGGCACACACGTGATCCTGGACGGCGTTCCGCTGACGCTGGCCGACGGGCAGGGACAGCTCAACGTGATCGAGCCCGGGCTGGTCTCGCGCGTCGAGGTCCTGCGCGGCCCGGCGTCGACGTTCTGGGGGAGCGGCTCGGCGGGCGTTCTAGCCCTGTCGACGGTTGATGACATGGATCCTCGTGTCCGCGTTCGTGGAGTGGGGGGGGCGTACGGGCTGGCCAAGGCGGAGGCGTCGGCGCGCCCAGACCTCGGCGACGGGCGGCGACTGTCGGTGTGGGGCTCGGCGGTCACGCAACGCGGCTTCCGTCGGCACGCGGCGCTGGAGGCGTTCCGCGGCGGGCTCACCGGCTCGGCGGACCTCGGCAGCGGGCAGACGCTCGGCGTGGTCGGCCTCGGGGCCGTCGTGCCGCGGGCCGAGTCGCCAGGCGGCATCACCGCGGCGGCCGCAGATGAGGACCCGCGGCAGGTCCGCGAGGCCTCGATCATGCAGGACGCTGGGAAGAGTCTCGCTCAGGGCCACCTGGCCATCACCTACGGCCGTCCGCTCGGAGATGCGCGCCTCCGGGTCACCGCCACCGGCGCCGGGCGGACCCTCGACAACCCCATCATCCCGCGCTACATCACCCTGGGCCGTGTGTCGGGCGGCCTGCGCGCGGTCATGGAAGGGGGTGGACGCCTGACGTGGGGCGTCGGCGCGGAGGTCGAGGGCCAGCGCGACGACCGCCTCGAACGGGCCAACGATGAGGGCCGACCGGGCACCGAGGTGCTCACCGATCAGGTGGAGACAGTTCGCTCGGGCGCCCTCTTCGGGCGCGTGGCCCTCCCGCTGAGCGACGCGCTCACGGCCACCGCGGCCCTCCGCGCCGACGCCCTCCGCTACGCCGCCGACCCGGCCGACGTGGAGCCCGAGGCTCGAACGCTCGGCGCTGTCAGCCCGTCTCTCGGCCTCGCGTACCGGGTCACCACTCGGCGAGGCGGGGCGACCGCCTACGCGAACGTCGCCGGGGCCCTCGACGCGCCGACGACGACGGAACTGGGCAACCGCGCCGACGGCAGTCCCGGCTTCAACCCCTCGCTCCAGCCGGAGCGGACCTGGGGCGCGGAGGTCGGCGCACGCGGCTCCTGGGCGATGGGCGGCGGTGCGGTCGGCCTGGATGCGGCGGCGTTCGTGGCGCTCGCCCGCGACCTGCTCTTGCCCTCTGAGGTCGGCGACGTGACGGTGTACGCGAACGCAGGTGAGGCGCGACACGTCGGCGTGGAACTGGCGGCGAGCGCCGAGGGCGTCCGCCTCGGGCCGGGGGGCGTGAGTGGTGCCGCGGCGCTGACGCTGGCGCGCGGGACGTTTCTGGACGGCCCCGACGGCTCCGAGACGCCTGCCGGCAACCGCGTCCCCGGCTTCCCTCCACGGCTGGCGACGTGGACGGCGACATGGGCGGCGTCGGGCCGTGTGCCGCTCGTGGTTGGGGTCGACGGAGAGGCGGCGGCGGCCTACGCGGCCGACAGCGCGGGCGAGTCGGTCACCGACCCGTACGTCGTCCTCACCCTGCGTCTGGCCCTGGCCAGGCTGCCGGTCGGCCCCGCGCGGGTGACGCCGTTCGTGACCCTTCGGAACGTCGGCGACAGCGCCTATGCCGGAGCCGTCGTCGTCAACGCGTTCGGCGGACGGTTCGTCGAGCCCGCGCCCGGCCGCCACGTGATCGCGGGCGTGTCGGTGGCGCTGCCGTAG
- a CDS encoding MFS transporter — MTLPPFLQTPRLRSAALPFAANGVLYGTWASRIPEIQERTGLGEGALGLALLGLAAGLVVSASAAGPLVARLGAHRVTLAALSVFALAVIGPGLAVGFGSLAAVLVGVGLTSGLLDVAMNAWAAEVEEADGVTILGACHGLFSLGGMVGAGLGAGAAAGSVSLALHFGVCGVVFAGGALAQGVGLGATSDAVAGAEDGPVIAWPTGPVAGLAALAVCGLIAEGAMADWGAVYLREVLAASPAVAALGFAAFSACMAGARFGADALTERLGDARLVRLGAALAAVGLAVCVIAPTVWVAVAGFGLVGLGFAAVVPALFRAASKAPLPPGVGIAAVASAGYLGFLAGPPVIGFIAEAAGLRVSFGVLAVLAVVVALGAGAAFRRVRGE; from the coding sequence ATGACCCTTCCCCCCTTTCTCCAGACGCCACGCCTGCGGTCCGCCGCGCTGCCGTTCGCCGCCAACGGGGTACTGTATGGGACGTGGGCGTCACGCATCCCCGAGATCCAGGAGCGGACGGGGCTCGGCGAGGGCGCGCTGGGGCTCGCACTTCTCGGACTGGCCGCCGGGCTCGTGGTGTCGGCGTCGGCCGCGGGCCCGCTGGTGGCGCGGCTGGGGGCGCACCGGGTGACCCTGGCGGCGCTGTCCGTCTTCGCGCTGGCGGTGATCGGTCCGGGACTGGCCGTCGGGTTCGGATCGCTGGCGGCCGTGCTCGTCGGCGTAGGGCTGACGAGCGGGCTGCTGGACGTGGCGATGAACGCGTGGGCGGCCGAGGTCGAGGAAGCGGACGGCGTGACCATCCTCGGCGCATGCCACGGGTTGTTCAGCCTGGGCGGGATGGTCGGCGCCGGGCTGGGCGCGGGCGCGGCGGCGGGGAGCGTGTCGCTGGCGCTCCACTTCGGCGTGTGCGGAGTGGTGTTCGCAGGCGGCGCGCTGGCGCAGGGGGTCGGCCTCGGGGCGACGTCGGACGCGGTGGCGGGGGCGGAGGACGGCCCGGTGATCGCGTGGCCGACGGGGCCGGTGGCGGGGCTGGCGGCGCTCGCTGTGTGTGGCCTGATCGCCGAGGGCGCCATGGCCGACTGGGGAGCCGTCTACCTGCGCGAGGTGCTGGCAGCGTCGCCCGCAGTGGCAGCGCTCGGGTTCGCGGCGTTCTCGGCCTGCATGGCGGGCGCCCGATTCGGCGCCGACGCGTTGACGGAGCGCCTCGGCGACGCACGGTTGGTGCGCCTCGGGGCGGCGCTGGCGGCGGTCGGGCTGGCGGTCTGCGTCATCGCACCGACCGTGTGGGTGGCGGTGGCTGGCTTCGGGCTGGTCGGCCTCGGATTCGCGGCGGTCGTGCCGGCCCTGTTCCGGGCGGCGTCGAAGGCGCCGTTGCCACCAGGCGTCGGCATCGCGGCGGTGGCGAGCGCGGGCTACCTGGGCTTCCTCGCGGGACCGCCGGTGATCGGGTTCATCGCCGAGGCGGCTGGGCTGCGGGTGTCATTCGGCGTGCTGGCCGTGCTGGCCGTGGTCGTCGCGCTCGGCGCGGGCGCGGCGTTCCGGCGGGTACGGGGCGAGTGA
- a CDS encoding response regulator translates to MSIHAWHLYGVAIPYVLIATALWGLASGAVADAVRVGLLPSRTAMGLPTILLGYVGGFVSVAFIYMCALDRRHMGAAIGVDPHTLAPGADAYLYFLAAVSWLSTAFVVFGYVWLRRGTRNILTSSAQRESATRHVEEQRALLQTIIDAVPSGIYAKDRDGKVILQNASSHQNPRVGVMLGKTVFDLFPKPIAETHHAGDREVMATGASLTIEYPIPGPDGTDTIYRTTKTPLRDSKGEAVGVVGISHDITAQKRIETELRQARDAAEAASVAKSQFLATMSHEIRTPMNGVIGMTSLLADTPLDPEQADFVETIRQSGDVLMSIINDVLDFSKIEAGQVDLEHALYDLREMVETTLDLVAPAAAEKDVELGYIIEDGAPGRVVGDVTRVRQVLANLLSNAVKFTDEGSVCVRVASDSGGAATGTRVGLTVTVEDTGIGIDPDKQDAIFESFCQADASTTRQYGGTGLGLAISRSLVEMMGGTLSVESEPGVGSTFRVRFESEVAGYEHREFLDREQPRLAGRRLLIADDNVLSRQILEQLAQGWGMRVTTAASGADAVQAAVAAETSGAPFDLVLLDMQMPGLTGIETARQIAHALHARPATVLLAPITLTAALRDEAQAAGFDAVLFKPTKPAALHEALVEILGMPEAVPSASAPAWISRPATSPARSLTVLPASLNVLVAEDNVINQKVITRLLASLGVTPVVVADGNEAVTAIQSRAEAGRPFDIVLMDIMMPEMDGLTATRAIRALGTSFRQPHIIALTANVMQGDRERCLAAGCDAYLPKPVRRDQLVEALTHLPPSMGQRPVGERAVRAEVSE, encoded by the coding sequence ATGTCGATCCACGCTTGGCACCTGTACGGAGTCGCGATCCCCTACGTCCTCATCGCGACGGCGCTGTGGGGTCTCGCATCCGGAGCTGTCGCCGACGCCGTCCGCGTCGGGCTCTTGCCCTCCCGGACAGCGATGGGCCTGCCGACGATCCTTCTCGGCTATGTGGGCGGGTTCGTGAGTGTGGCGTTCATCTACATGTGCGCGCTGGACCGGAGGCACATGGGGGCGGCTATCGGTGTCGACCCTCACACGCTCGCGCCGGGGGCAGACGCCTACCTGTACTTCCTCGCTGCTGTGTCGTGGCTCTCGACGGCATTCGTCGTCTTCGGCTACGTCTGGCTGCGCCGAGGGACGCGAAACATCCTGACGTCCTCGGCTCAGCGAGAGAGCGCTACCCGGCATGTCGAGGAACAGCGGGCGCTGCTGCAGACGATCATCGACGCGGTCCCGTCGGGCATCTACGCCAAGGACCGGGATGGGAAAGTGATCCTCCAGAACGCATCCAGCCACCAGAACCCGCGAGTCGGGGTCATGCTGGGCAAGACGGTGTTCGACCTGTTTCCGAAGCCCATCGCAGAGACCCATCACGCTGGGGACCGGGAGGTCATGGCGACAGGGGCGAGCCTCACGATCGAGTACCCGATCCCCGGCCCCGACGGCACGGATACCATCTACCGCACCACCAAGACGCCGCTGCGCGATTCGAAGGGGGAGGCCGTGGGGGTCGTGGGCATCTCGCACGACATCACGGCGCAGAAGCGCATCGAGACCGAGCTCCGGCAGGCCCGCGACGCGGCCGAGGCCGCCTCGGTGGCCAAGAGCCAGTTCCTGGCCACCATGAGCCACGAAATCCGGACGCCCATGAACGGCGTCATCGGCATGACCTCGCTCCTGGCCGACACCCCGCTCGACCCGGAGCAGGCCGACTTCGTGGAGACGATCCGCCAGTCCGGTGATGTCCTGATGTCGATCATCAACGATGTGCTCGACTTCTCAAAGATCGAGGCCGGGCAGGTGGACCTGGAGCACGCGCTGTACGACCTCCGCGAGATGGTCGAGACGACGCTCGACCTCGTGGCGCCGGCAGCAGCCGAGAAGGACGTGGAGTTGGGGTACATCATCGAGGACGGCGCGCCGGGGCGCGTCGTGGGCGACGTGACCCGGGTGCGACAGGTCCTCGCCAACCTGCTCTCGAATGCGGTCAAGTTCACCGACGAGGGCTCGGTGTGCGTCCGCGTCGCGTCTGATTCGGGGGGGGCGGCCACCGGGACCCGCGTCGGGCTGACCGTCACGGTCGAGGACACCGGCATCGGGATCGACCCGGACAAGCAGGACGCCATCTTCGAGTCGTTCTGCCAGGCCGACGCGTCGACGACGCGCCAGTACGGGGGGACCGGCCTCGGGCTGGCCATCTCACGCAGCCTCGTGGAGATGATGGGCGGCACGCTCTCGGTGGAGAGCGAGCCCGGCGTCGGCTCGACGTTCCGCGTCCGGTTCGAGAGCGAGGTCGCGGGCTACGAGCACCGCGAGTTCCTGGACCGCGAGCAGCCCCGCCTGGCCGGTCGCCGCCTGCTGATCGCGGACGACAACGTCCTCAGCCGCCAGATCCTGGAGCAGCTGGCCCAGGGCTGGGGGATGCGCGTCACGACCGCAGCCTCCGGAGCCGACGCGGTCCAGGCTGCGGTCGCCGCGGAGACGTCAGGCGCTCCGTTCGACCTCGTGCTGCTCGACATGCAGATGCCGGGCCTGACCGGCATCGAGACCGCGCGGCAGATCGCCCACGCGCTCCACGCGCGTCCGGCGACGGTGCTGCTGGCGCCGATCACCCTGACCGCGGCGCTGCGCGACGAGGCTCAGGCTGCGGGCTTCGACGCGGTGCTCTTCAAGCCCACGAAGCCCGCAGCACTCCACGAGGCCCTCGTCGAGATTCTCGGCATGCCAGAGGCAGTGCCCTCGGCCTCGGCGCCCGCCTGGATCTCCCGCCCCGCCACGTCCCCGGCCCGGAGCCTCACGGTGCTCCCCGCTTCGCTAAACGTGCTGGTGGCCGAGGACAACGTGATCAACCAGAAGGTGATCACGCGCCTGCTCGCCAGCCTGGGCGTCACGCCGGTCGTGGTCGCGGACGGGAACGAGGCGGTCACGGCCATCCAGAGCCGCGCCGAGGCGGGGCGGCCGTTCGACATCGTGCTCATGGACATCATGATGCCAGAGATGGACGGCCTCACCGCCACGCGTGCGATCCGGGCACTCGGCACGTCCTTCCGCCAGCCGCACATCATCGCTCTCACGGCCAACGTGATGCAGGGCGACCGCGAGCGGTGCCTCGCGGCCGGGTGCGACGCGTACCTCCCGAAGCCCGTCCGCCGGGACCAGTTGGTGGAGGCGCTGACTCACCTCCCACCCTCGATGGGGCAGCGCCCTGTGGGAGAGCGGGCCGTTCGGGCAGAGGTAAGCGAGTAA